The proteins below are encoded in one region of Campylobacter rectus:
- the rfaD gene encoding ADP-glyceromanno-heptose 6-epimerase, whose protein sequence is MKDIKKVVITGAAGFIGSNLAHYFDENLKDVEVLAVDKFRSDEKFSNGNLKSFGHFKNLLGFSGEIYEGDINCAKTLAMIEKFAPEAIFHEAAISDTTVTEQGELVRTNLNSFKDLLDICEKTGARMIYASSGATYGNAKSPQRVGECEVPSNVYGFSKLKMDDLGRKYAKKGVAVVGLRYFNVYGAREFYKNKTASMVLQFGLQILSGKNPRLFEGSDKIKRDFVYIKDIVQANLLALNAPSGVYNAATGIARSFQEIVDILQRELGSNLPCEYIPNPYARSYQFHTQADIEPTKKALGYEPKFSLEEGIKDYAAEIKRIYEEEINA, encoded by the coding sequence ATGAAAGATATAAAAAAGGTCGTAATAACTGGCGCTGCGGGCTTTATCGGCTCAAATTTGGCGCATTATTTCGATGAAAATTTAAAAGACGTAGAAGTGCTCGCCGTGGATAAATTTAGAAGCGACGAGAAATTTAGCAACGGCAACCTCAAAAGCTTCGGGCATTTTAAAAATTTGCTCGGATTTTCGGGCGAAATTTACGAGGGCGACATAAACTGCGCAAAGACGCTAGCTATGATCGAGAAATTCGCTCCCGAAGCGATCTTTCACGAGGCGGCGATCTCGGATACCACGGTGACCGAGCAGGGCGAGCTCGTAAGGACGAATCTAAATAGCTTTAAAGATCTGCTGGATATCTGCGAAAAAACGGGCGCTAGGATGATATACGCGAGCTCCGGCGCCACCTACGGCAACGCAAAAAGCCCGCAAAGAGTGGGCGAATGCGAAGTGCCGAGTAACGTCTACGGCTTTTCAAAGCTAAAAATGGACGATCTGGGCCGAAAATACGCTAAAAAGGGCGTAGCGGTCGTAGGGCTGAGATACTTTAACGTTTATGGCGCGAGGGAGTTTTATAAAAACAAAACCGCCTCGATGGTGCTGCAGTTCGGTCTGCAAATTTTGAGCGGTAAAAATCCGCGCCTCTTTGAAGGTAGCGACAAAATCAAACGCGACTTCGTCTATATAAAAGACATCGTGCAAGCAAACCTGCTAGCCCTAAATGCACCAAGCGGCGTGTATAACGCGGCGACGGGCATCGCAAGGAGCTTCCAAGAGATCGTGGATATCTTGCAGCGCGAGCTGGGGTCGAATTTGCCTTGCGAATACATCCCAAACCCGTATGCGCGCTCGTATCAGTTCCATACGCAAGCCGACATCGAGCCGACTAAAAAGGCGCTGGGATATGAGCCTAAATTTAGCCTGGAAGAGGGCATAAAAGACTACGCGGCCGAGATAAAAAGGATATACGAGGAAGAGATAAATGCGTGA
- the gmhB gene encoding D-glycero-beta-D-manno-heptose 1,7-bisphosphate 7-phosphatase: MDKTEFKTAPKKALFLDRDGVINEDAGYVYRREDFVFKKGIFAALREFVQAGYALVVVTNQSGIGRGYYTLEQFEELCGFMLGEFEKEGVKIEKIYFCPHAPEALCGCRKPEPGMLLNAANELNIDLARSIMIGDKDSDVRAGQSAGVGVNLKLGDSLKSVADALEFLKKEGKI, encoded by the coding sequence ATGGATAAAACAGAGTTTAAAACGGCGCCCAAAAAAGCGCTTTTTCTTGATCGCGACGGCGTTATAAACGAGGATGCAGGCTATGTTTATAGACGCGAGGATTTCGTTTTTAAAAAGGGTATTTTCGCCGCTTTGAGGGAGTTTGTGCAAGCAGGCTACGCGCTAGTCGTGGTGACGAATCAATCAGGCATCGGGCGAGGCTACTATACGCTGGAGCAGTTTGAAGAGCTTTGCGGGTTTATGCTGGGCGAGTTTGAAAAAGAGGGCGTAAAGATAGAGAAAATTTACTTTTGTCCGCATGCGCCGGAGGCTCTTTGCGGTTGCCGTAAACCGGAGCCAGGCATGTTACTAAATGCCGCAAACGAGCTAAACATCGACCTTGCGCGCTCAATAATGATAGGCGACAAGGATAGCGACGTGCGGGCGGGGCAAAGCGCGGGCGTAGGGGTAAATTTAAAGCTGGGCGACAGTCTAAAAAGCGTGGCGGACGCGCTGGAGTTTTTAAAAAAAGAAGGAAAAATATGA
- a CDS encoding c-type cytochrome, translated as MKKLIIVSGVAALLAGSLFAADGATLYKKCAACHGPKAEKVYLNKVPALNTLSKESITESLKGYKAGTLDKFKTSAMMKPISKPLSDDDIAALSEYISTLK; from the coding sequence ATGAAAAAGCTTATCATTGTCTCAGGTGTGGCCGCATTGCTGGCCGGTAGCCTATTTGCCGCGGACGGCGCGACTCTTTACAAAAAATGCGCAGCCTGTCACGGACCGAAAGCCGAAAAAGTGTATCTAAATAAGGTTCCTGCGCTAAACACGCTTTCAAAAGAGAGTATCACTGAGAGCCTAAAAGGATACAAAGCCGGCACTTTGGATAAATTTAAAACTTCAGCTATGATGAAACCCATCTCAAAACCTCTTAGCGATGATGATATCGCAGCTCTTTCGGAGTATATCTCTACTTTAAAATAA
- a CDS encoding c-type cytochrome yields the protein MKITHITAAVLALNLSLFAADGAQIYKKCSACHGKKAELKYANKVPALTSISKEERVKALQGYKDGSNDSFGMGKVMQPQAKALSDEDIEAVSEYIESLK from the coding sequence ATGAAAATCACTCACATTACGGCGGCGGTTTTGGCGCTAAATTTATCTCTATTTGCGGCCGACGGAGCGCAAATTTACAAAAAATGCTCAGCCTGTCACGGCAAAAAAGCGGAGTTAAAATACGCAAATAAAGTCCCCGCATTAACTAGCATCAGCAAAGAAGAACGCGTAAAAGCCTTGCAAGGCTACAAAGACGGCTCAAACGATAGCTTTGGTATGGGCAAGGTGATGCAACCCCAAGCTAAAGCTTTAAGCGACGAGGATATAGAGGCAGTGAGCGAGTATATCGAGAGTCTAAAATAA
- a CDS encoding NAD(P)H-dependent oxidoreductase, translated as MKTLVILSHPNFAASRVNKALSQVAKGAVDTEVRHLEGLYGLDVARIDARAEQEALRGADRIVFLYPLYWLNVPPMLKAYLDAVFSHELVGSGALRGKVLQLALSASTPLSEYSKQGAIGYSMDEILTPLKIAANYCGMDFAVPFISGGFEPGEFSDDAVDAAAARFGKLLRGELSSSEYQI; from the coding sequence ATGAAAACGCTCGTGATCTTATCGCATCCGAATTTCGCCGCCTCGCGCGTAAACAAAGCCCTATCACAGGTCGCAAAGGGTGCTGTGGATACGGAGGTGCGCCATTTGGAGGGGCTTTACGGCTTGGACGTTGCGCGCATCGACGCTCGCGCCGAGCAAGAAGCACTACGCGGCGCGGATCGTATCGTGTTTTTGTATCCGCTGTACTGGCTAAACGTGCCGCCTATGCTGAAGGCCTATCTCGACGCCGTTTTTTCGCACGAACTGGTGGGCTCCGGCGCGCTTAGGGGCAAGGTCCTGCAGCTCGCGCTAAGCGCTAGTACGCCGCTTAGCGAATACTCTAAGCAGGGCGCGATCGGCTATAGCATGGATGAAATTTTAACGCCGCTTAAGATCGCGGCAAACTACTGCGGGATGGACTTTGCCGTGCCGTTTATCAGCGGCGGGTTTGAGCCCGGCGAGTTTAGCGACGATGCCGTAGATGCCGCGGCTGCACGCTTTGGCAAACTTTTACGAGGCGAGTTGAGCTCTAGCGAGTATCAAATTTAG
- a CDS encoding DsbA family protein: MPQSYGATGVSDADYDKALDSARAQEILKTWDESYDVAKIQGVPAFVVGGKYLLNVQALGSVDAMTEAIKELLVK; this comes from the coding sequence TTGCCGCAGAGCTATGGCGCGACGGGCGTGAGCGACGCAGACTACGACAAAGCTCTAGACTCTGCGCGTGCGCAAGAGATCCTAAAAACATGGGACGAGAGCTACGACGTAGCCAAGATCCAAGGCGTGCCGGCGTTCGTCGTCGGCGGTAAGTATCTGCTAAACGTGCAGGCGCTCGGCTCAGTGGATGCTATGACTGAAGCGATCAAAGAATTGTTGGTGAAATAA
- the ccoS gene encoding cbb3-type cytochrome oxidase assembly protein CcoS translates to MSGAVVAMMIGVSTLLGACGLAALLWGLKTRQFDDERKFLDGTKFDDEDALNDAYKLELRRKEKGYKPPD, encoded by the coding sequence ATGAGCGGGGCGGTCGTGGCGATGATGATCGGCGTCTCGACGCTGCTTGGCGCGTGCGGGCTGGCGGCGCTGCTGTGGGGGCTTAAAACCAGGCAGTTTGACGATGAGCGAAAGTTTTTGGACGGGACGAAATTTGACGACGAAGACGCGCTAAACGACGCCTATAAGCTGGAGCTGCGCCGCAAAGAAAAGGGCTATAAGCCGCCTGATTGA
- a CDS encoding heavy metal translocating P-type ATPase, whose amino-acid sequence MSKFKCAHCRGEFEREALIERGGELFCCEGCAGVYEILNASGLNEFYERLGKTTLNPAWGAKNAAQKSQEDLAAIYQNYVKNENGFSKISLIIEGIHCSACVWLNEKVLFAQKGILEVNINSVNNKALIVWDENEINLAQIFALIHSIGYEPYPYDAQAQEHRLAGQRREFYARLLVGIFCTMNIMWLAVAQYGGYFTGMRQDVRSIINFAEFILATPVLFYTGSGFFRGAWTALKNKTQNMDSLIVTGTLAAYIFSIYAMFSRQGEVYFDSVAMIITFVFIGKYLEILSKKKAADTLDNLNSLNLNSVSVKNGDEIILKSAQEVRAGELVVVRAGERVLLDGVVVSGAASFDLSSLSGESAPAYLSAKDGENEIKSGSVCVDGTLVYEVGAVFSESVLARIINLLETAAAKKPKIQALADAISARFSAAITALALATFAFWFWRTGELSAALIVAISVVVISCPCALGLATPVSTLVALGAGFRRGILFKEARIIESLAKCDTAVFDKTGTLTSGRLKVSKFTHSGKFDASALFSLVSGSDHPISRAVGEYLRANFRDLKLLELKGFENIAARGVRAKFDGINLAGGSEKFMRELGLYNGEAVRETCYFFAADREIAAAFELKESLKDGAKECVDALKNAKMRVAMLTGDNEYAAKRVAEGLGIDETVANALPTDKAAYVERLAQQGRNVLMVGDGINDAAALALSSVAVCMGSGAAVSIAKSDVVLMRDDPVSLAAAVRLARRTYRIVRQNLAFSLVYNAVTIPLAMAGYVAPAVAALSMSLSSVAVVLNAMRARSER is encoded by the coding sequence ATGAGCAAATTTAAATGCGCGCACTGCAGAGGCGAATTTGAGCGCGAGGCGTTGATAGAGCGCGGCGGGGAGCTGTTTTGCTGTGAGGGGTGCGCGGGAGTTTATGAGATACTTAACGCAAGCGGGCTTAATGAGTTTTACGAAAGGCTTGGTAAAACTACGCTAAATCCCGCCTGGGGTGCGAAAAACGCGGCGCAAAAGTCGCAAGAGGACCTCGCGGCTATTTATCAAAATTATGTCAAAAACGAGAACGGTTTTAGTAAAATCTCGCTCATCATCGAGGGTATCCATTGCTCGGCTTGCGTCTGGCTAAACGAGAAGGTTTTATTTGCGCAGAAGGGAATTTTAGAGGTAAATATAAACTCGGTTAATAACAAAGCCCTCATCGTCTGGGACGAAAACGAGATAAATTTGGCTCAAATTTTCGCTCTTATCCACTCCATCGGCTACGAGCCCTACCCATACGACGCGCAGGCTCAGGAGCACAGGCTAGCAGGGCAGAGGCGCGAATTTTACGCTAGGCTGCTTGTCGGGATATTTTGCACGATGAACATCATGTGGCTGGCCGTCGCGCAGTACGGCGGCTACTTCACCGGCATGCGCCAGGACGTGCGCTCTATCATAAATTTCGCCGAATTTATCCTCGCTACGCCGGTGCTTTTTTATACGGGAAGCGGGTTTTTTAGGGGTGCTTGGACGGCGCTAAAAAACAAAACGCAAAACATGGATAGCCTCATCGTCACGGGTACGCTTGCGGCTTACATTTTCTCGATCTACGCGATGTTTTCAAGGCAGGGCGAGGTGTATTTCGACTCGGTCGCGATGATAATCACTTTCGTATTTATCGGCAAATATCTGGAAATCTTGAGCAAGAAAAAAGCCGCCGACACGCTTGATAATCTAAACTCGCTAAATTTAAACTCCGTTAGCGTCAAAAACGGCGACGAAATAATCCTAAAAAGCGCGCAGGAGGTGCGTGCGGGCGAGCTCGTGGTCGTGAGAGCGGGCGAGCGCGTGCTACTTGACGGCGTAGTCGTAAGCGGCGCGGCGAGCTTTGATCTCTCTAGCCTTAGCGGCGAGAGCGCGCCTGCGTATCTTAGCGCAAAAGATGGCGAAAACGAGATAAAAAGCGGCTCTGTGTGCGTGGACGGCACGCTGGTTTATGAGGTCGGCGCCGTCTTTAGCGAGTCGGTGCTAGCCCGTATTATAAATTTGCTAGAAACCGCCGCAGCCAAAAAGCCCAAGATTCAGGCACTCGCGGACGCTATCTCGGCGAGATTCTCGGCTGCTATCACGGCGCTGGCGCTAGCGACGTTTGCGTTTTGGTTCTGGCGCACGGGCGAGCTATCCGCCGCGCTCATCGTCGCGATCTCGGTCGTGGTGATCTCGTGTCCCTGCGCGCTGGGGCTTGCTACGCCCGTTAGCACGCTCGTTGCGCTTGGGGCGGGCTTTAGGCGCGGGATACTTTTTAAAGAAGCGCGCATCATCGAAAGTCTAGCCAAGTGCGATACGGCTGTGTTTGATAAGACCGGTACGCTCACGTCCGGGCGGCTTAAGGTTAGTAAATTTACGCACTCGGGCAAATTTGACGCAAGTGCACTTTTTTCGCTGGTTAGCGGCTCGGATCACCCGATTAGCCGCGCCGTAGGCGAGTATCTGCGCGCAAATTTTAGGGATTTAAAACTTTTAGAGTTAAAGGGCTTTGAAAATATCGCAGCGCGCGGAGTAAGGGCTAAATTTGACGGTATAAATCTAGCCGGCGGGAGCGAGAAATTTATGCGCGAGCTGGGGCTTTATAACGGCGAAGCGGTACGCGAGACTTGCTATTTTTTTGCCGCAGACAGGGAGATCGCGGCGGCATTTGAGCTAAAGGAGAGCCTAAAAGATGGCGCTAAAGAGTGCGTGGACGCGCTAAAAAACGCCAAAATGCGCGTAGCGATGCTAACGGGCGATAACGAATACGCCGCAAAGCGCGTAGCAGAGGGGCTTGGCATCGACGAAACGGTCGCAAACGCTCTGCCCACGGACAAGGCCGCCTACGTAGAGAGACTGGCGCAGCAGGGCCGAAATGTGCTGATGGTAGGCGACGGGATCAACGACGCCGCCGCGCTCGCGCTATCAAGCGTGGCTGTGTGCATGGGTAGCGGAGCGGCCGTGAGTATCGCAAAAAGCGACGTCGTGCTAATGAGGGATGACCCCGTCTCGCTAGCAGCTGCGGTTAGGCTCGCGCGCAGGACCTACCGCATCGTGCGGCAAAATTTGGCCTTTTCGCTCGTTTATAACGCCGTGACGATACCGTTAGCGATGGCCGGCTACGTGGCGCCCGCCGTAGCTGCGCTCTCGATGTCGCTAAGCTCGGTCGCGGTCGTGCTAAACGCGATGCGGGCTAGGAGCGAGCGATGA
- a CDS encoding cation transporter gives MVSNSVALISDAVNNLSDAGSSIITIFGSKLASKMPGEAPPIRLRQDRVYRRSHRLGYRADAEISVSKNFGRKYLRAGAY, from the coding sequence ATGGTTTCAAACTCGGTCGCGCTGATATCAGACGCTGTAAATAACCTTAGCGACGCAGGCTCAAGTATCATTACAATTTTCGGATCAAAACTAGCTAGCAAGATGCCGGGCGAAGCCCCACCCATACGGCTACGGCAGGACCGAGTATATCGGCGGTCTCATCGCCTCGGTTATCGTGCCGATGCTGAGATTTCAGTTTCTAAAAACTTCGGTCGAAAATATCTTCGCGCCGGAGCCTACTAG
- the rho gene encoding transcription termination factor Rho yields the protein MENNATQPANSAQENQKTTKKYPSVRTHIPVDGHKIEELRMLSLEELIAIANSVGVENPREFRRQDLIFEILKTQTKQGGFILFTGILEITSEGYGFLRSVDANLSDSSNDAYVSNSQIRKFALRVGDIVTGQVREPKDQEKYYALLKIEALNYMPLIEAKERPLFDNLTPLFPTEKLRLEYDPMKLTGRVLDLFTPLGKGQRGLIVAPPRSGKTELMKELAHGIARNHPESHLMVLLVDERPEEVTDMQRCVKGEVFSSTFDLPAMNHVRVAELVIEKAKRLVEMGKDVIILLDSITRLARAYNTVTPPSGKVLTGGVDANALHKPKRFFGAARNIEHGGSLTIIATALIDTGSRMDEVIFEEFKGTGNSEIVLDRNISDRRIYPAINVLKSGTRKEELLQKPDELQKIWAIRSAIATMDDVEALKFLYAKMLKTKDNKELLSILNES from the coding sequence ATGGAAAATAACGCGACCCAGCCTGCAAATTCCGCGCAGGAAAATCAAAAAACGACCAAAAAATACCCGAGTGTGCGCACTCACATCCCCGTCGACGGACACAAAATCGAAGAGCTAAGAATGCTCAGCCTAGAGGAGCTCATCGCTATCGCAAATAGCGTAGGCGTCGAGAATCCGCGCGAATTTCGCAGACAAGATTTGATATTTGAGATCCTAAAAACCCAAACAAAACAAGGCGGATTTATACTTTTTACGGGCATTTTAGAGATCACGAGCGAGGGCTACGGCTTTTTGCGCTCGGTAGACGCAAACCTCAGTGACAGCTCAAACGACGCCTACGTCTCAAACTCTCAAATTCGCAAATTTGCCCTACGCGTGGGCGATATCGTGACGGGTCAGGTGCGCGAGCCAAAAGATCAGGAAAAATACTACGCCCTGCTAAAAATCGAAGCGCTAAACTATATGCCGCTAATCGAGGCCAAAGAGCGCCCGTTATTTGACAACCTAACCCCGCTTTTCCCGACGGAAAAACTTCGCCTCGAGTACGATCCAATGAAGCTAACGGGCCGCGTGCTCGATCTCTTTACGCCTCTTGGCAAGGGTCAGCGCGGCCTAATCGTCGCCCCTCCAAGAAGCGGTAAAACCGAGCTCATGAAAGAGCTAGCCCACGGCATCGCGCGCAACCACCCCGAGTCGCATCTCATGGTACTGCTCGTGGACGAGCGTCCCGAGGAGGTCACCGACATGCAGCGCTGCGTAAAGGGCGAGGTATTTAGCTCGACGTTTGACCTACCTGCGATGAACCACGTGCGCGTCGCCGAACTCGTCATCGAAAAGGCCAAACGCCTCGTAGAAATGGGCAAGGATGTCATCATCCTGCTTGATAGCATCACCCGCTTAGCGCGCGCGTATAACACCGTAACTCCGCCAAGCGGCAAGGTGCTAACCGGCGGCGTGGATGCAAACGCCCTGCATAAACCGAAGCGCTTTTTCGGCGCGGCGCGAAACATCGAGCACGGCGGTAGCCTCACCATCATCGCCACCGCACTCATCGACACGGGCTCGCGTATGGACGAGGTAATTTTCGAGGAATTTAAAGGCACCGGCAACAGCGAGATCGTGCTAGATCGCAACATCTCCGACCGCCGTATTTACCCGGCTATCAACGTACTAAAATCAGGCACCAGAAAAGAAGAACTACTGCAAAAACCGGACGAACTGCAAAAGATCTGGGCTATCCGCTCGGCGATCGCGACGATGGACGACGTAGAGGCGCTTAAGTTTTTATACGCCAAAATGCTAAAAACCAAGGATAACAAAGAGCTGCTTTCGATCCTAAACGAGTCGTAA
- a CDS encoding DNA polymerase III subunit gamma/tau, giving the protein MQALALRYRPRNFSELVGQEAVSTSLTHALDESRLTHAYLFSGLRGSGKTSSARIFSKALVCDHGPTSRPCEQCANCIAANEGRHIDIIEMDAASHRGIDDIKGLIEQTKYAPAIARFKIFIIDEVHMLSTPAFNALLKTLEEPPPYVKFILATTDPLKLPATVLSRTQHFRFRQISRPDVVAHLDFILNRENVPHEKEALEILARSGAGSLRDTLTLLDQAIIYAKGELTQSVVAQMLGLLDPQRIEEILALVMSGDKSAVSAAVAQLESYDAEMVIDEITANLKANFLAQSPKYSLLLYERFFRILSQARSMLSVSSDGGFVLGVMLFMMIEAINLKSIDEMIAVDAREKFADSQARAADFSASRAASNFTGGRSEAARFRAPAQTGQISASADGSNLTGVNAAKLASQNGAALEQNLSAQTLTGSANLSAQTPQEPGGQTSAAKTQNPAYEAFLAKIYDRSFDLGECFKDCIEFLDFSSGCMSLASSAAGDDQRRLRESSKVILQILRSLFGESAKIKITPKQSPEIVGAEQKDAAANLTAKSTANLDDERGSADKFEGNETVSGLESAKFDAGGSVENLNQNAQAQEPSNLTGNLFAGGSEERTATPLVQNLDAKFEGGEQDEQTENLTQQTQAQTANDSALSEQTNSDSPMGKTEPLNLNENAANLTQNSQTQAGLVQPAEPKFAPDFESMRDDTHDFHEAYSLKFKTDEGVATGADLAFLDDELRLLESQNAAKTEQKPSGAAKFNQNSAPQTASFGEPPFDSDGVSEMFSEAADYEGIAAPFEQDASEPASAAARQNLEPRQNGDNVFGSLVKTSTQGALADFVSRNGAPFDAAKLSGDKLQDEANFDDSSSNEANLSSQNPAQNLTAKLQTDPKAAKNQAVLKEAKRLFGEPEILEI; this is encoded by the coding sequence TTGCAAGCATTAGCGCTTAGATATAGACCGCGAAATTTTAGCGAGCTCGTAGGCCAGGAGGCCGTCAGCACCAGCCTCACGCACGCTCTGGACGAGAGCCGCCTCACCCACGCCTACCTTTTTTCGGGGCTTCGCGGCAGCGGCAAAACCTCGAGCGCGAGGATATTTTCAAAGGCGCTGGTTTGCGATCACGGACCGACTAGCCGGCCCTGCGAGCAGTGCGCCAACTGCATAGCCGCAAACGAAGGGCGCCACATCGACATCATCGAGATGGACGCGGCTAGCCACCGCGGTATCGACGATATAAAGGGGCTCATCGAGCAGACCAAGTACGCTCCGGCGATCGCTCGCTTTAAGATTTTCATCATCGACGAGGTGCATATGCTCTCCACGCCCGCGTTTAACGCACTGCTAAAGACACTCGAGGAGCCGCCGCCCTACGTCAAATTTATCCTGGCCACGACCGATCCGCTCAAGCTCCCGGCCACCGTGCTATCGCGCACGCAGCATTTTAGATTTCGCCAGATCTCGCGCCCGGACGTCGTCGCACATCTTGACTTTATCCTAAACCGCGAAAACGTCCCGCACGAAAAAGAGGCCCTCGAGATCCTCGCTCGCAGCGGCGCGGGCTCGCTGCGCGACACTCTCACGTTGCTAGATCAGGCTATCATCTACGCCAAGGGCGAGCTCACGCAAAGCGTCGTCGCGCAGATGCTGGGGCTGCTTGATCCGCAGCGCATAGAGGAGATCTTGGCGCTCGTTATGAGTGGCGACAAATCGGCCGTGAGCGCGGCGGTAGCGCAGCTGGAGAGCTACGACGCCGAGATGGTGATAGACGAGATAACGGCCAATCTCAAGGCGAATTTCCTTGCGCAGAGTCCGAAATACTCGCTGCTTTTATACGAGAGATTTTTTAGGATCCTCTCGCAGGCGCGCTCGATGCTAAGCGTCAGCAGCGACGGCGGATTCGTGCTTGGCGTGATGCTTTTTATGATGATCGAGGCGATAAATCTAAAATCGATCGACGAGATGATAGCCGTGGACGCGAGGGAAAAATTTGCGGATTCGCAGGCGCGCGCGGCTGATTTTAGCGCTTCTCGTGCGGCGTCAAATTTCACGGGCGGACGAAGCGAAGCGGCTAGGTTTAGGGCTCCTGCGCAGACGGGTCAAATTTCAGCCTCTGCGGACGGATCAAATTTGACGGGAGTAAACGCTGCCAAACTCGCCTCGCAAAACGGCGCGGCTTTGGAGCAAAATTTGAGCGCTCAGACTCTAACCGGCTCGGCAAATTTGAGCGCCCAGACGCCTCAAGAGCCGGGCGGCCAAACCAGCGCCGCAAAAACTCAAAATCCGGCTTACGAGGCGTTTTTGGCCAAAATTTACGACCGCAGCTTTGATCTTGGCGAGTGCTTTAAAGACTGCATCGAGTTTTTGGATTTCTCAAGCGGCTGCATGAGTTTGGCCTCGAGTGCGGCTGGCGATGATCAGAGGCGGCTTCGCGAGAGCTCGAAGGTGATTTTGCAGATTTTGCGCAGTCTTTTCGGCGAGAGCGCAAAGATAAAGATAACTCCCAAGCAAAGCCCCGAAATAGTGGGCGCAGAGCAAAAGGACGCGGCGGCAAATTTGACGGCAAAAAGTACTGCAAATTTAGACGATGAGCGCGGCAGTGCGGACAAATTTGAGGGCAACGAAACTGTTTCAGGCCTAGAGAGCGCCAAATTTGACGCGGGCGGCTCGGTGGAAAATTTAAATCAAAACGCCCAAGCGCAAGAGCCCTCAAATTTGACTGGAAATTTGTTTGCAGGCGGTAGCGAGGAGAGGACGGCTACGCCCTTGGTGCAAAATTTAGACGCTAAATTTGAAGGCGGCGAGCAGGACGAGCAAACGGAAAATTTGACGCAGCAAACGCAAGCGCAAACGGCAAACGACTCGGCTCTAAGCGAACAAACTAATAGCGACTCGCCTATGGGCAAAACCGAGCCCTTAAATTTAAACGAAAACGCGGCAAATTTGACGCAAAACTCGCAAACGCAGGCGGGTTTAGTTCAGCCTGCCGAGCCTAAATTTGCGCCTGATTTTGAGAGTATGCGCGACGACACGCACGATTTTCATGAGGCGTATTCGCTGAAATTTAAGACCGATGAAGGCGTCGCTACGGGAGCGGATCTGGCGTTTTTAGACGACGAACTAAGGCTGCTCGAGAGCCAAAACGCCGCGAAAACGGAGCAAAAACCAAGCGGCGCTGCTAAATTTAACCAAAACAGCGCGCCGCAAACGGCTAGCTTCGGCGAGCCGCCCTTTGATTCTGATGGCGTGAGCGAGATGTTTAGCGAGGCGGCGGACTATGAGGGTATCGCCGCACCCTTTGAGCAAGACGCGAGCGAGCCGGCAAGCGCCGCCGCAAGGCAAAATTTAGAACCTCGGCAAAACGGTGATAATGTATTTGGCAGCTTGGTTAAAACGAGTACACAGGGCGCTTTAGCGGATTTCGTCTCGCGAAACGGCGCGCCTTTTGATGCGGCAAAATTAAGCGGCGACAAGCTCCAGGACGAAGCAAATTTTGACGACTCGTCCTCAAACGAGGCAAATTTGAGCAGTCAAAATCCTGCGCAAAATTTGACCGCCAAACTGCAAACCGACCCAAAAGCCGCAAAAAATCAAGCGGTTTTAAAAGAAGCCAAGCGACTGTTTGGAGAGCCTGAAATTTTGGAGATTTGA